In the genome of Pseudomonas putida, one region contains:
- a CDS encoding IS3 family transposase (programmed frameshift): MPYYSSERKTELLKMLGPPLNLTMAEVARREGVTEMSLYTWRKRASAEGCVVVTDPKHPTESWSAEMKFAAVAECASLSEIELGEYCRRKGLYPEQIAAWRQAFLSGMASQKAQPKVDREQARQDQKRIKQLERELRRKDKALAETAALLVLRKKPQRLLGSRRRGQLTALPERQLLVAWLTEAINAGARKSVACQEVGLTLRTLQRWTETQEILADARTTTARAAPANALDEHERKVILNLCNSAEYAHLPPSQIVPRLADRQIYVGSESTFYRVLRAAGQRQHRGRAQRPGRNAEPTTHAAHAPNRVWSWDITYLPSSVRGKYYYLYLIEDIYSRKSVGWEVHEDEDGAKAAVLLQRSVISEQCLREPLVLHSDNGAPMKSTTLLSKMYELGITPSRGRPRVSNDNPYSEALFRTLKYCPQWPAKGFETLDAARCWVRDFIRWYNHEHRHSRIRFVTPAERHRGQDRQILALRHELYEQARCRNPERWSGRTRNWEPIGTVLLNPDRDQQHEKQAA; the protein is encoded by the exons GTGCCGTACTATTCCTCTGAGCGCAAAACCGAACTGCTCAAGATGCTGGGCCCTCCACTCAACCTGACGATGGCCGAAGTCGCCAGGCGCGAGGGCGTTACTGAAATGTCGCTGTATACCTGGCGCAAACGAGCCAGTGCCGAAGGATGTGTGGTGGTGACCGATCCCAAACACCCGACCGAGAGTTGGTCGGCAGAAATGAAATTCGCGGCTGTCGCCGAATGTGCCAGCTTGTCCGAGATTGAACTGGGTGAATACTGCCGCCGCAAAGGCTTATATCCCGAGCAGATTGCTGCCTGGCGGCAAGCCTTCCTGAGTGGGATGGCCTCTCAAAAAGCGCAGCCCAAGGTCGATCGGGAGCAGGCCCGCCAAGATCAGAAACGCATCAAGCAGCTTGAGCGCGAACTGCGCCGCAAGGATAAGGCGCTGGCTGAAACAGCCGCGTTACTGGTGCTGCGAAAAAAGC CTCAACGACTACTGGGGAGTAGACGACGAGGACAATTGACCGCTCTGCCGGAACGGCAACTGCTAGTGGCGTGGCTGACAGAAGCGATCAATGCCGGCGCTCGAAAATCGGTGGCGTGCCAAGAAGTTGGATTGACGCTCAGAACGTTGCAGCGCTGGACTGAAACCCAGGAAATACTGGCGGATGCTCGCACTACCACCGCTCGTGCAGCCCCGGCCAATGCGCTGGACGAGCATGAACGGAAAGTAATTCTCAACCTGTGCAACAGCGCCGAATATGCTCACTTGCCACCCAGCCAGATCGTGCCGAGGCTGGCCGATAGGCAGATCTACGTAGGCTCGGAGTCAACGTTCTATCGTGTGCTTCGAGCTGCCGGGCAGAGGCAGCACCGAGGACGCGCTCAGCGCCCTGGACGTAATGCCGAGCCAACAACGCATGCGGCTCATGCGCCGAATCGTGTGTGGTCGTGGGATATCACGTACCTGCCGTCTTCGGTGCGTGGAAAGTACTACTACCTGTACCTGATCGAGGATATTTACAGCCGCAAGAGCGTCGGCTGGGAGGTGCATGAGGATGAGGACGGCGCCAAGGCCGCAGTGTTGCTGCAAAGGAGCGTGATCAGCGAACAATGCCTGAGAGAGCCCTTGGTACTGCACTCGGACAACGGCGCGCCAATGAAGTCGACCACTTTGCTGAGCAAGATGTATGAGTTAGGCATTACGCCATCGAGGGGCAGGCCGCGTGTCAGCAATGACAATCCGTATTCGGAGGCTCTTTTTAGAACGCTGAAGTACTGTCCGCAATGGCCGGCCAAGGGTTTCGAGACCCTGGATGCTGCAAGATGTTGGGTGCGTGATTTTATCCGTTGGTACAACCACGAACACCGGCACAGCCGGATCCGCTTCGTCACACCGGCAGAGCGTCATCGTGGTCAGGATAGGCAAATCCTTGCCCTGCGCCATGAGCTGTATGAGCAGGCTCGATGCAGGAATCCAGAGCGATGGTCAGGACGCACCCGTAACTGGGAGCCAATTGGGACGGTGCTGTTGAACCCTGATCGGGATCAACAGCACGAGAAGCAAGCTGCATAG
- a CDS encoding LysR family transcriptional regulator codes for MSISVKPNRALFDLDLLRAIVVVADCGSFTTAATRLHSTQSTISQKVRRLEDMVGHRLLVRGNRDVLPTDAGQTLLGYARHMLALNDQMLEALAGAMVGVTVRLGVPEDFVGGRTTNALSAFSRRHPQVKLEVTSGLCRDLSQAYDNGELDLVLLKQRRNAREGVACWPERLQWIDSARTPAFELDPIPLVTFPPRGLYREDMITAIEGMGRRWRISFTSSSLSGIQAAVADGMGVSLLPPRAATGEHRVLGGEQGLPEVDSYEIVVVHRPTADGMVRALAEVLMELLAAHEI; via the coding sequence ATGTCTATCAGCGTTAAACCGAATAGGGCCCTGTTCGATCTCGACCTGCTGCGTGCCATTGTCGTGGTGGCCGATTGCGGCAGTTTCACCACGGCGGCGACGCGCTTGCATTCCACCCAGTCGACCATCAGCCAGAAGGTACGCCGGCTGGAGGACATGGTGGGGCATCGCCTGCTGGTGCGCGGCAACCGCGACGTGCTGCCGACCGACGCGGGACAGACGTTGCTGGGCTATGCCCGGCACATGCTGGCGCTGAACGATCAGATGCTCGAGGCCCTGGCCGGGGCGATGGTTGGCGTGACGGTACGCCTGGGGGTGCCTGAGGACTTCGTCGGCGGGCGCACCACCAATGCTTTGTCGGCATTCAGCCGGCGCCATCCGCAGGTCAAGCTGGAAGTCACCAGCGGGTTGTGCCGGGATCTCAGCCAGGCCTATGACAATGGCGAGCTGGACCTGGTATTGCTCAAGCAGCGGCGTAATGCGAGAGAGGGGGTGGCATGTTGGCCTGAACGACTGCAGTGGATCGACAGCGCCCGGACACCGGCCTTCGAGCTCGACCCGATCCCACTGGTGACCTTTCCGCCGCGGGGGTTGTATCGCGAAGACATGATTACCGCGATCGAGGGGATGGGGCGGCGTTGGCGTATCAGTTTCACCAGTTCCAGCTTGAGCGGGATACAGGCGGCGGTGGCCGATGGCATGGGGGTCAGTCTGCTACCGCCACGGGCTGCGACGGGGGAGCATCGGGTGTTGGGGGGGGAGCAGGGGCTGCCTGAGGTGGATAGCTACGAGATCGTGGTGGTGCATCGTCCGACAGCGGATGGGATGGTGCGGGCGTTGGCTGAGGTGCTCATGGAGTTGCTCGCGGCGCATGAGATTTGA